One segment of Mycolicibacterium sp. YH-1 DNA contains the following:
- a CDS encoding cutinase family protein: protein MAGVTMLKTSAKLAAVVSAVAATAAILTAAPSTAEPGCSDVEVIFARGTSEPPGIGRVGQAMVDALRPQLGDRTVSTYGVNYPATYDFLAAADGANDATARISQLATTCPNTRIVLGGYSQGAAVVDMLAGIPPLGNKIGDVGSAPPLPASLDGNIAAVAVFGNPSAKFSIPITSSIFGGRAIDLCKDGDPICSRGRNPFAHSDYVDGGQAAQAANFVARLI, encoded by the coding sequence ATGGCGGGCGTGACCATGCTCAAAACGTCCGCCAAGCTGGCCGCGGTCGTCTCGGCCGTCGCGGCGACCGCAGCGATCCTCACCGCCGCGCCGTCGACCGCCGAACCCGGCTGCTCCGATGTCGAGGTGATCTTCGCGCGCGGCACCAGTGAGCCCCCCGGCATTGGTCGCGTGGGCCAGGCAATGGTCGATGCCCTGCGTCCGCAACTCGGCGACCGCACGGTGAGCACCTACGGCGTCAATTACCCGGCCACCTACGACTTCCTGGCCGCCGCCGACGGCGCGAACGACGCGACGGCCCGTATCTCGCAGCTCGCAACGACCTGCCCGAACACCCGCATCGTGCTCGGCGGGTACTCGCAGGGCGCGGCCGTGGTCGACATGCTGGCTGGCATTCCGCCCCTGGGCAACAAGATCGGCGACGTAGGTTCGGCTCCCCCGCTGCCTGCGAGCCTCGACGGCAACATCGCCGCGGTCGCGGTGTTCGGCAACCCGTCGGCAAAGTTCAGCATTCCGATCACCAGCTCGATCTTCGGTGGTCGAGCCATCGATCTGTGCAAGGACGGCGACCCGATCTGCTCACGCGGACGCAACCCGTTCGCGCACAGCGACTACGTCGACGGCGGCCAGGCAGCGCAGGCGGCTAACTTCGTAGCCAGACTTATTTAG
- a CDS encoding cutinase family protein has product MPLDLVRRSLLAAAAASLTAAAAVIGPVVAPSPLGGVGTASADDCPDIEVVFARGTSEAPGLGLVGGSFVDDLRGKVGGRSVGAYAVNYPASYDFLAAANGANDASAHIQYMMGACPSTRLVLGGYSQGAAVIDVIGAVPIPAIGFTNPLPPNTPDFVAAIAVFGNPSAKLGLPMTTSPVWGGRSIDLCNAGDPICQTDGESVPAHKAYAGGPTDQAANFVAGLL; this is encoded by the coding sequence GTGCCCCTTGATCTTGTTCGACGTTCGCTTCTCGCTGCCGCCGCCGCCTCTCTGACCGCCGCCGCTGCCGTCATCGGACCCGTGGTCGCGCCGTCACCCCTCGGTGGCGTGGGCACCGCCTCGGCCGACGACTGCCCCGACATCGAGGTGGTGTTCGCCCGCGGGACGAGTGAGGCTCCGGGCCTGGGTCTGGTCGGCGGCTCGTTCGTTGATGACCTGCGCGGCAAGGTCGGTGGCCGTTCGGTCGGCGCCTACGCGGTGAACTATCCGGCCAGCTACGACTTCCTGGCCGCCGCCAATGGCGCCAACGACGCCAGCGCTCACATCCAGTACATGATGGGCGCCTGCCCCAGCACCCGGCTGGTGCTGGGCGGCTACTCACAGGGCGCCGCGGTGATCGACGTCATCGGCGCCGTGCCCATCCCGGCGATCGGGTTCACCAATCCGCTGCCGCCCAACACGCCTGACTTCGTCGCCGCGATCGCCGTGTTCGGCAACCCCTCGGCCAAACTGGGCCTGCCCATGACCACCAGCCCTGTGTGGGGCGGGCGCTCAATCGACCTCTGCAACGCCGGTGACCCGATCTGCCAGACCGACGGCGAGAGCGTCCCGGCGCACAAGGCATATGCCGGCGGACCCACCGACCAGGCAGCAAACTTCGTCGCCGGCCTGCTGTAG
- a CDS encoding cutinase family protein, translated as MIVALAAGTLLIAPALTRHGAPTASAACPAIEVIFARGRTEPAGAGVIGNNFVSALRSKTGKNVNLYSVQYPADNEIDVGANDMSRRIQATAANCPDTRIVLGGYSLGAAVTDVVLAVPFQFFGFNQPLPPGMDPHIAAVALFGNGSAWAGPIGAFNPAYRERTIEMCHGADPICSPADPNTWRDNWSDHAARAYIDAGMVNQAADFVAGRV; from the coding sequence ATGATCGTCGCCCTCGCCGCGGGCACCCTGCTCATCGCTCCCGCCCTCACCCGCCACGGTGCCCCCACGGCATCGGCCGCGTGCCCGGCGATCGAGGTGATCTTCGCCCGCGGCCGCACCGAGCCCGCCGGTGCCGGCGTGATCGGCAACAACTTCGTCAGCGCCCTGCGGTCCAAGACGGGCAAGAACGTCAACCTCTACTCGGTGCAGTACCCCGCCGACAACGAGATCGACGTGGGCGCCAACGATATGAGCCGGCGTATCCAAGCCACGGCGGCGAACTGCCCCGACACGCGGATCGTGCTCGGCGGGTACTCGCTTGGCGCTGCGGTGACCGATGTCGTGCTGGCCGTGCCGTTCCAGTTCTTCGGCTTCAACCAGCCGCTGCCCCCCGGTATGGATCCCCACATCGCGGCCGTCGCACTGTTCGGCAACGGCAGCGCGTGGGCGGGGCCCATCGGCGCGTTCAACCCGGCCTACCGCGAACGGACCATCGAGATGTGCCACGGCGCGGACCCCATCTGCAGCCCCGCCGACCCGAACACGTGGAGGGACAACTGGTCCGATCACGCTGCGCGGGCCTACATCGACGCCGGAATGGTCAACCAGGCCGCCGATTTCGTGGCGGGCCGGGTCTAA
- a CDS encoding cutinase family protein, whose translation MNSRLAAAAILAVGLAVGLAVGPVPTAAAAPCPDVNVVFARGTDEPAGLGGVGEAFVQQLRDKSGRDIAASPVNYPAHQDVAPGVTDMTAQINSIIANCPDTKIVVGGYSLGAAVTNDALNNTVPPGADQHIAAVVLFGNASRLLNIPLGPGPAYAAKSIDVCNPGDPICSGGPTALTHLQIAYLIGGGIGSAVDFTAGRI comes from the coding sequence GTGAATTCGAGATTAGCTGCGGCCGCCATACTGGCGGTCGGTCTGGCTGTCGGTCTGGCCGTCGGCCCGGTGCCCACAGCGGCGGCGGCTCCGTGCCCCGACGTCAACGTCGTGTTCGCACGCGGAACCGATGAGCCCGCAGGCCTCGGCGGGGTGGGTGAGGCTTTCGTCCAGCAGCTGCGGGACAAGTCGGGCCGCGATATCGCGGCGTCCCCGGTCAACTATCCGGCCCACCAGGACGTCGCGCCCGGGGTGACCGATATGACGGCTCAGATCAACTCGATCATCGCGAACTGCCCGGACACCAAGATCGTCGTCGGCGGGTACTCGCTGGGTGCCGCGGTCACCAACGATGCGCTCAACAACACCGTGCCGCCCGGCGCCGATCAGCACATCGCCGCCGTCGTCCTGTTCGGCAACGCCAGCCGGCTGCTCAACATCCCGTTGGGACCTGGCCCCGCGTACGCCGCCAAGTCGATCGACGTCTGCAATCCGGGCGATCCCATCTGCTCCGGCGGCCCAACGGCGTTGACCCACCTGCAGATCGCCTACCTCATCGGCGGCGGTATCGGCAGTGCCGTCGACTTCACAGCCGGCCGGATCTAG
- the truA gene encoding tRNA pseudouridine(38-40) synthase TruA, which translates to MNEPAIDSGGGLVRLRLDIAYDGTDFAGWATQVGQRTVAGVLEEALSTVFRTPVRTYAAGRTDTGVHATGQVAHIDVPVDAVPHAYPRTRREGDAEFLPLVRRLAKLLTEDVRVRDIVRAPAGFDARFSALRRHYEYRLSTAPYGVEPADARFVVPWPRPLDLDAMRTASAELLGLNDFAAFCRPREGATTIRELQRLEWSREGDQILARVTADAFCWSMVRSLVGALLAVGEGRLEPAWCAALLAETSRSSAFAVAPARGLTLVAVDYPRDDELAARIDVTRDVRKR; encoded by the coding sequence ATGAACGAGCCCGCCATCGACTCCGGTGGCGGGCTCGTTCGTTTGCGCCTCGACATCGCCTACGACGGAACGGATTTCGCAGGCTGGGCGACGCAAGTGGGTCAGCGCACCGTCGCTGGCGTGCTCGAGGAGGCCCTGTCCACGGTGTTCCGCACACCGGTGCGCACGTATGCGGCGGGACGCACCGACACCGGGGTGCACGCCACGGGTCAGGTGGCCCACATCGACGTTCCGGTCGACGCCGTGCCGCACGCCTACCCACGCACCCGCCGCGAGGGTGACGCCGAGTTCCTGCCGTTGGTGCGTCGGCTGGCAAAGCTGCTGACCGAGGATGTGCGGGTGCGTGACATCGTGCGGGCGCCTGCCGGTTTCGATGCGCGGTTCTCCGCGCTGCGGCGGCACTACGAGTATCGGCTGTCCACCGCGCCCTACGGGGTGGAGCCGGCGGACGCTCGCTTCGTCGTGCCGTGGCCGCGTCCACTCGATCTCGACGCGATGCGCACCGCCTCGGCAGAACTGTTGGGCCTCAATGACTTCGCGGCATTCTGTCGTCCCCGGGAGGGGGCGACGACCATCCGCGAACTGCAACGCCTGGAGTGGTCGCGCGAGGGCGATCAGATCCTGGCCCGCGTCACCGCCGATGCGTTCTGCTGGTCGATGGTCCGCTCACTCGTCGGTGCATTGTTGGCCGTCGGGGAGGGCCGACTCGAGCCGGCCTGGTGCGCTGCGCTGCTGGCGGAGACGAGCCGCTCGAGTGCGTTCGCAGTGGCCCCGGCACGGGGTCTGACGTTGGTGGCGGTCGACTACCCGCGCGACGACGAACTCGCGGCGCGCATCGATGTCACGCGCGACGTGCGGAAGCGCTAG
- the rplQ gene encoding 50S ribosomal protein L17 produces MPKPTKGPRLGGSSSHQKALLANLATSLFEHGRIKTTEPKARALRPYAEKLITHAKKGTLHNRREVMKKIRDKDVVHVLFAEIGPFFADREGGYTRIIKVEARKGDNAPMAVIELVREKTVTSEADRARRVGSPAAPVAETETVAEVKAEDAAIEEGQAAEAAEAEVEEAAAEAADETPADDDKADDAK; encoded by the coding sequence ATGCCCAAGCCCACTAAGGGTCCTCGCCTCGGCGGGTCGTCCTCGCACCAGAAGGCGCTCCTGGCCAACCTGGCCACGTCGCTCTTCGAGCACGGCCGCATCAAGACGACCGAGCCCAAGGCGCGGGCGCTGCGGCCCTACGCGGAGAAGCTCATCACCCATGCCAAGAAGGGCACGCTGCACAACCGGCGTGAGGTGATGAAGAAGATCCGCGACAAGGACGTCGTGCACGTGCTGTTCGCCGAGATCGGCCCGTTCTTCGCCGATCGCGAGGGCGGCTACACCCGCATCATCAAGGTGGAGGCACGTAAGGGCGATAACGCCCCCATGGCCGTCATCGAGCTGGTTCGGGAGAAGACCGTGACCTCTGAGGCCGACCGCGCGCGCCGCGTCGGTTCGCCGGCCGCCCCGGTCGCCGAGACCGAGACTGTCGCCGAGGTTAAGGCCGAGGACGCCGCGATCGAGGAAGGCCAGGCTGCAGAAGCCGCCGAGGCTGAGGTCGAGGAGGCTGCCGCTGAGGCCGCCGACGAGACCCCCGCCGACGACGACAAGGCCGACGACGCCAAGTAA
- a CDS encoding DNA-directed RNA polymerase subunit alpha: MLISQRPTLSEESLAENRSKFVIEPLEPGFGYTLGNSLRRTLLSSIPGAAVTSIRIDGVLHEFTTVNGVKEDVTDIILNLKGLVVSSEEDEPVTMYLRKQGPGAVTAGDIVPPAGVSVHNPDMHIATLNDKGKLEVELQVERGRGYVPAVQNKVSGAEIGRIPVDSIYSPVLKVTYKVEATRVEQRTDFDKLILDVETKNSITPRDALASAGKTLVELFGLARELNVEAEGIEIGPSPAEADHIASFALPIDDLELTVRSYNCLKREGVHTVGELVSRTESDLLDIRNFGQKSIDEVKIKLHQLGLSLKDSPATFDPSEVAGYDVATGTWNSDASYDLDDTQDYAETEQL, from the coding sequence ATGCTGATCTCACAGCGCCCCACGCTCTCCGAGGAGAGCCTCGCCGAGAATCGCTCCAAGTTCGTCATCGAGCCTCTGGAGCCCGGATTCGGCTACACCCTTGGTAACTCGCTTCGGCGGACGCTGCTGTCGTCCATCCCGGGCGCGGCGGTCACCAGCATCCGCATCGACGGTGTGCTGCACGAGTTCACCACGGTCAATGGGGTCAAGGAAGATGTCACCGACATCATCCTGAACCTCAAGGGCCTGGTCGTGTCCTCGGAGGAGGACGAGCCGGTCACCATGTACCTGCGCAAGCAGGGCCCGGGTGCGGTCACCGCCGGTGACATCGTGCCGCCGGCCGGTGTGTCGGTGCACAACCCCGATATGCACATCGCGACCCTGAACGACAAGGGCAAGCTCGAGGTCGAGCTCCAGGTCGAGCGTGGCCGTGGTTACGTGCCTGCCGTGCAGAACAAGGTGTCGGGTGCCGAGATCGGCCGCATCCCGGTCGACTCGATCTACTCGCCCGTGCTCAAGGTGACCTACAAGGTGGAGGCCACCCGCGTCGAGCAGCGCACCGACTTCGACAAGTTGATCCTCGACGTCGAGACCAAGAACTCGATCACCCCGCGTGACGCACTGGCCTCGGCCGGTAAGACGCTGGTTGAGCTGTTCGGTCTGGCACGCGAGCTCAACGTCGAGGCCGAGGGCATCGAGATCGGGCCGTCACCGGCCGAGGCCGACCACATCGCCAGCTTTGCGCTGCCGATCGACGACCTCGAGCTGACAGTCCGGTCGTACAACTGCCTCAAGCGTGAGGGTGTGCACACGGTCGGCGAGCTGGTCTCTCGGACGGAGTCCGATCTGCTGGACATCCGTAACTTCGGCCAGAAGTCCATCGACGAGGTCAAGATCAAGCTGCATCAGCTGGGTCTCTCGCTCAAGGACAGCCCGGCCACGTTCGACCCGTCCGAGGTCGCCGGCTACGACGTCGCAACTGGCACCTGGAACAGCGACGCCAGCTACGACCTGGACGACACCCAGGACTACGCCGAAACCGAACAGCTCTAA
- the rpsD gene encoding 30S ribosomal protein S4 — MARYTGPATRKSRRLGVDLIGGDQSFEKRPYPPGQHGRARIKESEYRLQLQEKQKARFSYGVMEKQFRRYYEEANRLPGKTGDNLLRILESRLDNVVYRAGLARTRRMARQLVSHGHFTVNGVKVDIPSYRVSQYDIIDIKEKSINTLPFEIARANAGDRPIPGWLQVVGERQRILVHQLPERAQIDIPLTEQLIVELYSK, encoded by the coding sequence ATGGCTCGTTATACCGGACCCGCAACCCGCAAGTCGCGCCGCCTCGGCGTCGACCTCATCGGTGGCGATCAGTCGTTCGAAAAGCGCCCCTACCCGCCCGGCCAGCACGGCCGCGCGCGGATCAAGGAGAGCGAATACCGTCTGCAGCTGCAGGAGAAGCAGAAGGCTCGCTTCTCGTACGGCGTGATGGAGAAGCAGTTCCGTCGCTACTACGAAGAGGCCAACCGCCTGCCGGGCAAGACGGGTGACAACCTGCTCCGCATCCTGGAGAGCCGGCTGGACAACGTCGTGTACCGCGCCGGGCTCGCCCGTACGCGTCGCATGGCCCGCCAGCTGGTCAGCCACGGCCACTTCACCGTCAACGGCGTGAAGGTCGACATCCCCAGCTACCGCGTGTCGCAGTACGACATCATCGACATCAAGGAAAAGTCGATCAACACGTTGCCGTTCGAGATCGCTCGGGCCAACGCTGGTGATCGACCGATCCCGGGCTGGCTGCAGGTCGTCGGCGAGCGTCAGCGCATCCTCGTGCACCAGCTGCCCGAGCGCGCGCAGATCGACATCCCGCTCACCGAGCAGCTGATCGTCGAGCTCTACTCGAAGTAA
- the rpsK gene encoding 30S ribosomal protein S11, which yields MATAKKSGSAPKKGQKTRKREKKNVPHGAAHIKSTFNNTIVSITDPQGNVIAWASSGHVGFKGSRKSTPFAAQLAAENAARKAQEHGVKKVDVFVKGPGSGRETAIRSLQAAGLEVGAISDVTPQPHNGCRPPKRRRV from the coding sequence ATGGCAACAGCGAAGAAGTCAGGGTCTGCCCCCAAGAAGGGGCAGAAGACCCGCAAGCGGGAAAAGAAGAACGTCCCGCACGGCGCCGCTCACATCAAGAGCACGTTCAACAACACGATCGTGTCGATCACCGATCCGCAGGGCAACGTCATTGCCTGGGCGTCATCGGGCCACGTGGGCTTCAAGGGCTCGCGTAAGTCGACACCGTTCGCCGCTCAGCTTGCCGCCGAGAACGCTGCCCGAAAGGCGCAGGAGCACGGTGTCAAGAAGGTCGACGTGTTCGTGAAGGGCCCGGGTTCGGGCCGCGAGACCGCCATCCGCTCGCTGCAGGCCGCAGGCCTCGAAGTCGGCGCGATCTCCGATGTCACCCCGCAGCCCCACAACGGCTGCCGCCCGCCCAAGCGGCGCCGGGTCTAG
- the rpsM gene encoding 30S ribosomal protein S13: MARLMGVDLPRDKRMEIALTYIYGIGRTRSQEILAGTGIDRDLRTKDLTDDQVTQLRDYIEGNLKVEGDLRREVQADIRRKIEIGCYQGLRHRRGLPVRGQRTKTNARTRKGPKRTIAGKKKAR, from the coding sequence ATGGCACGTCTCATGGGCGTTGACCTCCCGCGCGACAAGCGCATGGAGATCGCGCTGACCTATATCTACGGCATTGGCCGTACCCGCTCCCAGGAAATCCTGGCCGGCACCGGCATCGACCGGGACCTGCGCACCAAGGACCTGACCGACGATCAGGTCACGCAGCTGCGTGACTACATCGAGGGCAACCTCAAGGTGGAGGGTGATCTGCGCCGCGAGGTGCAGGCCGACATCCGCCGCAAGATCGAGATCGGCTGCTACCAGGGCCTGCGGCACCGCCGTGGCCTGCCGGTGCGTGGCCAGCGGACCAAGACCAACGCGCGCACCCGCAAGGGTCCGAAGCGGACTATCGCCGGCAAGAAGAAGGCCAGGTAA
- the rpmJ gene encoding 50S ribosomal protein L36, translating into MKVNPSVKPICDKCRVIRRHGRVMVICSDPRHKQRQG; encoded by the coding sequence GTGAAGGTGAACCCGAGCGTCAAGCCGATCTGCGACAAGTGCAGGGTGATCCGCCGGCACGGGCGGGTCATGGTGATCTGCTCCGATCCCCGCCACAAGCAGCGGCAGGGCTAA
- the infA gene encoding translation initiation factor IF-1 has product MAKKDGAIEVEGRVVEPLPNAMFRIELENGHKVLAHISGKMRQHYIRILPEDRVVVELSPYDLSRGRIVYRYK; this is encoded by the coding sequence ATGGCCAAGAAAGACGGTGCCATCGAGGTCGAGGGCCGCGTGGTCGAGCCTCTGCCCAATGCGATGTTCCGCATTGAGCTGGAGAACGGACACAAGGTGCTTGCCCACATCAGCGGCAAGATGCGGCAGCACTACATCCGCATCCTGCCCGAGGACCGAGTCGTGGTGGAGCTATCTCCATACGACCTGTCCCGGGGCCGCATCGTGTACCGATACAAGTAA
- a CDS encoding SRPBCC family protein, with protein MADFDFSDSVLVSRTPDEVYALVSDVTLMGGWSPVCKACWWEDADARSMEESADATSRESADAATVGAWFIGRNETAERTWETRSQVVAADPGREFAWEVNGGWVRWGFVLEPAGEAGQSTLLTQVWNFLPRGIAGFHDRFGERAEAEIAIRIDEATSGIPQTLAAIKASAEA; from the coding sequence GTGGCGGATTTCGACTTCTCAGACTCTGTCCTGGTGTCCCGAACGCCGGACGAGGTCTACGCGCTGGTGTCCGATGTGACGCTGATGGGGGGCTGGAGCCCCGTCTGTAAGGCGTGCTGGTGGGAGGATGCGGACGCGAGGAGCATGGAGGAATCGGCCGACGCGACGAGCAGGGAATCGGCGGACGCGGCGACTGTCGGTGCCTGGTTCATCGGTCGCAACGAGACTGCCGAGCGGACCTGGGAGACTCGCAGCCAGGTGGTGGCCGCCGATCCCGGCCGCGAGTTCGCCTGGGAGGTGAACGGCGGCTGGGTCCGCTGGGGTTTCGTGCTCGAACCGGCCGGGGAAGCTGGCCAGAGCACCCTGCTGACGCAGGTGTGGAATTTCCTGCCGCGGGGTATCGCTGGGTTCCACGACCGGTTCGGCGAGAGAGCGGAAGCGGAGATCGCGATACGCATCGACGAGGCAACGAGCGGCATTCCCCAGACGCTCGCGGCGATCAAGGCCTCGGCCGAAGCCTGA